In Aegilops tauschii subsp. strangulata cultivar AL8/78 chromosome 3, Aet v6.0, whole genome shotgun sequence, one genomic interval encodes:
- the LOC109768175 gene encoding polygalacturonase inhibitor: MRMRSRALLVLLLCSLLAGAANAEPSPDPTYKDCHPGDKAALLAFKAALGEAYHFASWTPDNPCCDWYDVTCDHFTGRVVGLAVFQDANLTGTIPSALAGLPHLQDLTLRHLPRLSGPIPPAIGKLSNLSSLRISWTAVSGPVPSFLGALKKLTFLELSFNSLSGAIPASLGTIPNLSGINLSRNRLTGAIPPMFLSKSSDQVYLWLSHNNLTGPVPAGFAAVEFAHLDLSRNALTGDASGLFGRGKELQYIDLSRNDFDFDLSAVVLPEQLYFVDVSHNAIHGSIPAQVASLSNLQFFNVSYNRLCGPVPTGGNMERFDLYNFQHNKCLCGAPLPACKK, from the coding sequence ATGAGGATGCGCTCACGCGCtctgctcgtcctcctcctctgTTCTCTCCTCGCCGGCGCGGCCAACGCCGAGCCCTCTCCGGACCCGACGTACAAGGACTGCCACCCAGGCGACAAGGCGGCGCTGCTCGCCTTCAAGGCCGCCCTCGGGGAGGCCTACCACTTCGCGTCGTGGACGCCCGACAACCCCTGCTGCGACTGGTACGACGTCACCTGCGACCACTTCACCGGCCGCGTCGTCGGCCTCGCCGTCTTCCAGGACGCCAACCTCACGGGCACCATCCCTAGCGCCCTCGCAGGCCTCCCCCACCTGCAGGACCTCACCCTGCGACACCTCCCGAGGCTCTCTGGCCCCATACCGCCGGCCATCGGCAAGCTCTCCAACCTCTCCAGCCTCCGCATCTCCTGGACGGCCGTGTCTGGCCCCGTGCCGTCCTTCCTGGGCGCGCTCAAGAAGCTCACCTTCCTCGAGCTCTCCTTCAACTCGCTCAGCGGCGCCATCCCGGCGTCGCTGGGGACAATCCCCAACCTGTCCGGCATCAACCTCAGCCGCAACCGCCTCACCGGCGCCATCCCCCCGATGTTCCTCAGCAAGTCTTCGGACCAGGTCTACCTCTGGCTGTCGCACAACAACCTCACGGGACCAGTCCCGGCCGGGTTCGCCGCCGTGGAGTTTGCGCACCTCGACCTGTCGCGCAACGCCCTGACCGGCGACGCGTCCGGACTCTTCGGCCGCGGGAAGGAGTTGCAGTACATCGACCTGTCCCGCAACGACTTCGATTTCGACCTATCGGCCGTGGTGCTCCCAGAGCAGCTCTACTTCGTCGACGTGAGCCACAATGCCATCCATGGCAGCATCCCGGCGCAGGTCGCGAGCTTGTCCAACCTGCAGTTCTTCAACGTCAGCTACAATAGGCTCTGCGGCCCAGTGCCGACCGGCGGCAACATGGAGAGGTTTGATCTCTACAACTTTCAGCACAACAAGTGCCTCTGTGGTGCTCCCCTCCCTGCATGCAAGAAATAG